The Medicago truncatula cultivar Jemalong A17 chromosome 7, MtrunA17r5.0-ANR, whole genome shotgun sequence genome includes the window GTATCGAGGATGTGTTACCTCCGATGATTATCTGGTTTTTCTTATTCCTGGTGTTCAGAAGTTTTCAAGGAGAAAACTAGTGAAAGGTAACCATTACTTTGATTCAGTTAGCGATGTCTTGAAAAAAGTAGTAGCTGAACCGAATATTCTCGTCcttaaagaagaagaagctgcTAAAGTCGGTAGCTGCAATGAGGAAGAGCTAGAAAAGAGATCAAATGGACATGATTTATCTGACGATCATCGCCAATGTTACCTCAAGCCTCGATCTTCTTCTTACAGTAAAGATCACATCAAATTCATGGTTACTGATGCTAGTTTGGTGCATGACGGAAAGCCATCTGATCTAAGGGAATTGAAATATGTGCCTATTAATTCATTGAGTAAAGTTGATGTAGATGCTGCtggtaaaaaatataaagggcACAAATATATGAGGAAAGTAAACCATAGCAAGGATTTgtctaaaaacataaaacagaATTCGACAAAGTTGACAGTTAAACCAGGATCCTCTCGGTCTTCTAACTTTCGAGACGCTGACCAAAATTTTTGTGGTTCAGTTAGTCATCAGCAGAATGGAAGTTCAACTGCTTCTTCAGCAAACAGAAATGTGGAAGagaataatgaaaaaaacaTTCTCAATGATAGTTATCGATGCATGAGTGTCTCTTGTGTTAAAATTGAGAAATGTGAGTCTTTCAGCATTAACATACCGCAGGTTCCTTCGAATtctgaaaatagaaaaatgatggCAATGGTGGAAGAAGCCAAGCAGGGGCTAAAGGCAAAAGATCCACGTCTCGCATCTGTTACTCAAGAAACAGTTGAGGAGCCTCATAGAACTCCTTGTGATGTTGGTTCGTTGGAACAACAGCCTGATATAAATCCGAGGAGACAGAGCAATAGAAAAAGACCATTGACAGTTAGAGCATTGGAATATATAGCAAATGAATTCTTGCATGTGCCAAAGAGGCAAAAAAGGAAAGACATCCAGACGCAACAAGATCATCTCAATCCTTGCTGCAAGGATTGTAAAAGAGGCAAAACAATGCTGCCTCGTCATTGTTCAGATCATGGTACTGCAGTTTTAGCATAGGAAGAAAAGCATTTGAATGGAGGTGGTAAAGGTAGCTACATATTTGCAAGTTACTTGGTTAAGTTAAAGAGTAGAGGTcaattgttgtaattttttaagCTACCTGCTATCTGTCATCATGGAGTTTCTGACTGTTGTAAACAAATTGGTTTTGAATGTATCGATGCTCCTCTTGCCTTACTTGCAAATTGTGTTCTAAAGCTGCCAAATGAATAGACATActgtacaaaaaaaattggtttgttttgatttccaaAATTTCCTTATCTctggttatttttttattttattgaataaatcaaaatgttgtCCAAGTGGATCAATGTTGGAAATTTTGCAATGTGTTTGTTTTCCATTTATTTATACAATATTGGTTGAATTATATTTTGACTGGTACCGGAACATCTATCTTTTGTTAAATGGATATTGAACATCACACGGTGAGTGAACTTCAATAGTGTAGCTTATGATAGAAGATATCCATGATGGATGGAACCATTGCAATATGGTTTGATATCTTATAGCTATTAATGAAATAATTGGTAGAATCATTGTAACCCGACATTAAAGGGTAAGTCTCCTCTTCATGTTCCTTGTAATGAAATCGCATCTACTCCATCTAGAGTTAGAAAAGCAGAAAAAATTCACATCAAATAACCAAAGTAATCATTCGAGACATTGAGGAGATAATAATTTCCATCCATTCTTATTTTATCATTATATATAtgtcatgtttggataaacaacttaaagtTCAAACTCAATGAATTAGCAATGAAGGTTGGTAAAAATTGGAATAATTATATTGAGAAAAAGGGCAACAAAGAGAAATATAAGTTGAATATGTCTCATGTGTATTCTTTGATAAAAATGTATATTACAATTATATGGAAAGGTGACCCCAATGTTTATATACTGAGAATCCAAACTGACTTTCCTAAATGTAAGAAGGAGACTAACAAACTATCTAACAAAATGACAAAACCAAAATACTACAACTAAACCTACAAAGTAATTACATTTATTACTCCCCCCACAAGCTGGAGGATGCACATCGATGAGACCAAGCTTGGAAATCAAATGGAGAAATGCTGGTTTTGCTAGAGGTTTTGTTAGCAGATCAGTAATCTCGGCAGCAGAAGAAGTAAGAAATAATTTGATGATTCCTAGTTCCAATTTTTCTCTTATGATGTGGCAAtcgattttgatgtgttttgtcAGCTCATGGAAGGTGGGATTATGAGCTAGATACACCACAATTTGGTTAGCACAATATATAGAAGTTGGCTTAGGAAAATAAATGTTTAGATCATTGAAAATGTAATGTAACCATTGAATCTCACAAGTGAGGCTAGCCAAAGCTCTATATTCCGCTTCTGAACTGGATCTCGACTGCAAATCCTTTAACTGACCTAGTAGGACATGTAGCCCAATGACtgtttgcaaaacaagaaagacataaATCAGAATTGGAAGGATAAAATAAGCCTTGAGCAGGGAAGGATTTCAAATATCGTAGGATGCGAGTTGTGAACTGAAAATGCACATGACTATGTTTAGAAACGTGTCGACTTGGTTGCTGCACAACAAAGGCTATATCAAGCCTTGTTgtgtttaaataaataagtcTACCTATTAGTCTCCTATATTGAGTAATGTCATCAAACAGAGCAGATTGCGTGCGATGCAATTTTAAGGAAGAATCATATGGTGTGGAAGAGGGTTTGGTATCCAACATACCTGTATCACCTAACAGTTTAAGAGTATCGTTTCTTTGATTCAATATAATACCAGAAGAAAATCTAGCAACTTCACGACCAAGAAAATATCTGAGTTGTCCTAAACCTTTAATCTTGAATTTATCACGAAGGAAAGACTTACCTGTTGGATCTCATTAAAATAGTTAATTACCTGTAAGTACTATATCGTCCACATAGATTATCAAGGCAGTAAAGTGATAGTAAAAAGGGAATAATCCAAGAGAAAAAAGAGAATCAGAAAGTTTAGAGTACAATTGTCTGTTAGCTTGTTTAAGTACATAAATAGATTTATATATTAAACTTGCAAACTTTGGTTGAACTAGATAAGCCATTAAGAATGTGTTGGTATTTTCTCTCGACAGTACCATATTGTTGAGGACACTCAACAAACATTATTTGGTAAATAATGCCCTCAAAATTGTCCAAGTCGTGCATAAAAGTTCACACCATTATCCAAGTGAATCAACTAGAAAATTGTGTTTCAATATAAGAACGAAAATTAACCAAGTGACctctaattttacttttttgtttcatCAAAATTATCCAAGTAAATCAactaaaatcatcaacaaaGAGTAATACAATACTTATGACAAGACTTAGAAGGGGTAGAATAAGGACCACAAATATCGGcatgtaaaatatcaaaaatctTAGAAGATTGGTAAGTATCACAAGGGAAATTGAGATACTATAAATCTATCAAGACTTTTATGTTTGAACCCGATGAAGAAAACATATCATTTTGCGATAGTTCTACTGGTTTGTCTCATCCATTATCATGTTTGTGAtcaatttattatgtttttaataatttatgtatcTTTTTTGTTAAGATTTATGTATTtaacttagggtgtgtttggtttgcaaaacagcaagtatTGGACATAAtagtacaagatagaacagtacaacacaaggcagaacaacacaagacaaattttttatggcattgagtaattttttgttttatacgatttttgagggacaaaatgctattttggtattttagacaacttgtacgtgggacaaaaagttgtgctgtggtttggtgagggataaaaatatgagtttttgtcttgttcctccagtttgtcctgtatctgaaacagttttacaaatcaaacactggacaactagagttgttctgtcatgtccttcattttttagcaaatcaaacgcacccttagtctttcaattttttactcCGCTCAATTgctaagaacaatgcataatatatacaaggtctgGGTTtccagacaaaaaaaaaaaaactttcaatttgatgttatttattatgaattattgTTGTTCTACTTTAATTAATGAATGGtagtttttttcaatttcttgaatgtgtttgtgtgtCTCATGAGTCtgaatttcaaaatttgatgtgtatattgttaaaaaaaacaaatttcacgATTCTAGATTTTAAAATTCGAGCaaagataattttaattttttgaagggaGATTTTCAAAGATAATTTAAGTAGGTTTGAGGTTgaatcatatcatttttttctatctttcaatcaaaaagttgaaataaaaaaaaaaattctaagttaaaaaaagaaattaccattttttttatactaaagaCATATTTGGTTCTAATTATTCTTCTGAAAGAATGATTAGGTTTGTATAGGCATCTTGGATGTCGCGCTGCTATTGAAATAGCTTTTCTagctatatttttttggaatccCTCCcatttcataaaatattttgagatCTCTTTCTCAAACCCATACGCGTTTTGGTAGGGAAAGAGAATttcacatataaaaaaatacatataaatacAAAGATACATAGTTGGTATTAAATAATGGGTTAAATGGAGTTTTAACCCCTATTAAATAATAGTCCcctatatatattttaaggatTTTGTCCCATCACATTTGAGCTCCTTTTTGTTGATGTCGATTATCTCATTTAtccatctaatttttttttatgatgtggattatttttaattttaaaaataaaaatattttgaccagttaaaaaaattgaagtaaaaaaagattttatcgATTCTTTTTTATTGCTAATGTGGATCATACACGTCAATcatttattgatttttctttttttaattttaacctcTCTATTTTAAAACCTTCTTCATTAAGTTTGGCATGTTTGCATTGCTCAAACCTTTTAAGaagaaaatagttgtacaaactTCATAGCTAAGTTAAGAACTTCTTCTAGCATTAACCTCAGGATCCACCACTCTCCTCCAACCGGTATCATGGACCTTCTCTCCATAGACTCTAGAATCttagttgtttttgttttgctttccAACCAAAAACTAGATAAATATGATAGTATATATTCATAAGTGAAGAGATTAGTTTAGAAGTTAAGGAGAAAGTaaagtaattaaattaaaaggacGAAGAGTACGTCTAATATGTTAAACAGTACGTAccaaattaaacaacaaaagacaaaacaacatGGTATAACATGACAAACTTTTACGAATCAAACACTATACAAGTAAAATTATTATACTTGATATTTTAGGAGATGAAACGAACATGTAATAAATCGTGTTTAAACTAGATAGAAACAcaatttgaagtttgaaacaTAAGGACTTGCTTATTTAAATACGAAATTCACGACGTCAACACAACACAGGTATACTAACTAGCAGGCATCAGCTACTTCTTCACGAAGCCCAACCCAACCAAACCAGGTAGGTTGCTTCTCTTTTTCTTGCACAATCATCTcccatttattattattattaattattattatgtataCTTGGTCTTGATGTTTGTTTATCATCCTCGAAGGTTAGCAATCAACAACCCTTCTGTTATGCTTTGCTTGTGATAATAACATATTTCGTGTGCTTAATTCTTTTCACTGTTTGGTCTGTAATCTTTGTGTTGTTCATCaatgtctttgttttttttttttttttgttatatccTATGGTTTCCACCATTGATTTTACTCTTCACTTTTTAGTTGCTTTTATCATGTATTAATCTGCTACACTTTTGATTCTGGGTTTGATTTTCTTGTTTGTTACTATTCAAAATTCTTGAGGTGGGGTTTTTCATGTTTATCGTTTTTTCGTAACCATTTACAAAACAATGTAACAATTCCATACGGAGAGTTTCATACTTATAGTTTtcaaatctaaattcttttgttAACTTGTATGATGCTTTCAAAAACCAGTGGCTTTGGTACATATGAATGGTTGGTTGGTTGGTGAGTAACACTATATTACTTTTATGCCTTGTTATAATTGATACTTAAAGTATGCTCTTGATGATGTAATCTAATCTACATTTCCTTTATAACATTTCTTCTTAAGCCGCGATTTTAGTCTTTAATTATCTGGTTTTGTTTTCCTATATTTCTTGGCAGATGGTGTCCTTTAACCAGAATTATAATGATATTTTCATGCACCATTCGTCTGATGGAGACCCTGAATTCAGTCCTCGAATAGGTCATGCATACCAGGCGGAAATTCCTTCTGTCATTGCAAAATCAGACCAGCTTTCGCTTCGAATGAATCCTGCTGATTCAGAAGATGTTCACGATAAATCACTCTCCTTTTCAATTGATTTACCCATCTCAGACGCATGGAGTGATGCTGATACAAATAGTTTTGTACtaggtttgtttatttttcGGAAGAATTTTACTCATATAAAACAATTTATCGAGAACAAAGGGATGGGGGAAATGCTTTCATTTTACTATGGAAAGTTTTACAAAACTGATGGATATCTTAGATGGTCGAAGTGCAGGaagaaaaaagggagaaaatgtATGATAGGACATAACCTTTTTGCCGGACCGAGGCAACATGAACTATTGTCTCGCTTGATTCCTCATGTCTCTGAAGAATCTCAAGAGGCTCTGTCACAGGTATTCAACTATGTCTCATCTTCATCTCCTCTATTAATAATGAACTGCAAAAGTATATTCCATTTGTCTGACAGATTGGCTTAGCCTATATGATCACATTTACttgtttcaaattttctttcattctcACATGTCTCTCTTACGATATTTTAACCAATGTGAATTTCTTTGCAAGTTCtgatattgatttttttcctgaaattttaaatatagcCTTCTTTAACTTCCTTCTCAAAGTGTGGTAATATTTcatgatattaataattttgttttaacagTAATCTGGTTTATGTGGTGCACTACATGTATAATGATTGTCTGTCTATATTTTGCAAATTTATTAACCATGTAAAAGAATAAAAGTCACTAGGAATAAGGGACTAAATTATCTTTTGGAAATGCATTTTATTTATGAGCTCCGAACGATGCTTAGATTGTTTTTCCTAGGCAATTTGATGTTACAAACTGAAAGCTTCACTATTTTATGGAACAtcttatttctttaattttacaTACTTTGTGCATTTGATAGTTACAATGTAATTACGATGGAGTAACCAAGCGAATTATCATTTTACTGCGACATACCATAATTATTTGATGTTCTATGTCCATACCAGTACCCTTTTTCTTTAAATCACTccagttatatatatatatatataatttgtttcaGTCCTCACTTTGCTTATATTTATACACAGATTTCAAAGTCGTTTATGGAGGGCGGAACTTCTCTAGAAGATTACATATCTTTTTTGAAGTCTACTGTTGGACTTGGCGTACTTGTGGAAGCTGTAGGTATTGGTAAGGAGAAGGGAGACCTCACTAGGCTTGGCATGGAACCTGGGAAGGACGTTGAAGCGTTTCCAGCACCAGCTTGCAAATCTTTGTCTTCTCTTGGACTTAGTGAGATAATTCAATATTTGACAGGATTTCGGCTGAGCAAAACCAAAAGTAATGATCTCTTCTGGGAAGCTGTTTGGCCCCGCTTGCTGGGAAGAGGTTGGCACTCTGAGCAACCAAAGTATCGAGGCTATGTTACCTCCAATGATAATCTGGTTTTTCTTATTCCTGGTGTTGAGAAGTTTTCAAGGAGAAAACTTGTGAAAGGTGACCATTACTTTGATTCTGTTAGTGATGTCTTGAGAAAAGTAGTTGCTGAACCGAATATTCTCCTgctcaaagaagaagaagaagaagccaaAGTTGGTAGCTGCAATGAGGAAGAGCCAGAAAATGGATCAAATGAAGATGATTTGTCTGACGATCATCGTCAATGTTACCTCAAGCCCCGGTCTTCTACTTACAGTAAAGATCATATCAAATTCTTGGTTATTGATACCAGTTTGGTGCATGGTGGAAAGTCATCTGCTTTAAGGGAATTGAAATCTGTGACTAAAGTGGAGGTAGATGTTGgatgtaaaaaatataaagggtTTAAATATACGAGGAAGGTAAACCATAGCAAGGATGCGCCTAAAAGCATTAAACAGAAGTCGACAAAGTTAACAGTAATTGATACCAATAGATATTCTGAAGGAAAACTATTGAAGCTGAAAGCGAAACAATTGAAATATCTGCCTGTTGAATTAGAAGATGCTTCTAC containing:
- the LOC11423161 gene encoding uncharacterized protein is translated as MVFFKQNYNDIFMDHVSCEGLESSPRIGPEYQAEIPSVIKKSEKLPLQMNPADSKDFHDKSRSYAICLPMSETWSDADTKCFLLSLFIFGKNFTPIKRFIENKGMGEILSFYYGKFYKTDGYCRWSECMKLKGRKCMIGKKLFTGPRQDELLSRLIPHVSEESQDSLLQISKSFMEGRISLEKYISSLKSTVGINVLVEAVGIGNKKGDLTRLGVEPGKNSRTFSAPTCKSLSSLGPSDILQSLTGGFRLSKTKNNELFWEAVWPRLLARGWHSEQTKYRGCVTSDDYLVFLIPGVQKFSRRKLVKGNHYFDSVSDVLKKVVAEPNILVLKEEEAAKVGSCNEEELEKRSNGHDLSDDHRQCYLKPRSSSYSKDHIKFMVTDASLVHDGKPSDLRELKYVPINSLSKVDVDAAGKKYKGHKYMRKVNHSKDLSKNIKQNSTKLTVKPGSSRSSNFRDADQNFCGSVSHQQNGSSTASSANRNVEENNEKNILNDSYRCMSVSCVKIEKCESFSINIPQVPSNSENRKMMAMVEEAKQGLKAKDPRLASVTQETVEEPHRTPCDVGSLEQQPDINPRRQSNRKRPLTVRALEYIANEFLHVPKRQKRKDIQTQQDHLNPCCKDCKRGKTMLPRHCSDHGTAVLA
- the LOC120577156 gene encoding uncharacterized protein, whose protein sequence is MVSFNQNYNDIFMHHSSDGDPEFSPRIGHAYQAEIPSVIAKSDQLSLRMNPADSEDVHDKSLSFSIDLPISDAWSDADTNSFVLGLFIFRKNFTHIKQFIENKGMGEMLSFYYGKFYKTDGYLRWSKCRKKKGRKCMIGHNLFAGPRQHELLSRLIPHVSEESQEALSQISKSFMEGGTSLEDYISFLKSTVGLGVLVEAVGIGKEKGDLTRLGMEPGKDVEAFPAPACKSLSSLGLSEIIQYLTGFRLSKTKSNDLFWEAVWPRLLGRGWHSEQPKYRGYVTSNDNLVFLIPGVEKFSRRKLVKGDHYFDSVSDVLRKVVAEPNILLLKEEEEEAKVGSCNEEEPENGSNEDDLSDDHRQCYLKPRSSTYSKDHIKFLVIDTSLVHGGKSSALRELKSVTKVEVDVGCKKYKGFKYTRKVNHSKDAPKSIKQKSTKLTVIDTNRYSEGKLLKLKAKQLKYLPVELEDASTMTTSLLRESKGGSSIDDSPRKVEAKRLICDKKNINKTDGCRGVSNSGAASKKTHDNLDNNRLTRIIKHQFNQRVRSGDSNHAAVPIKRRKLTACVKSEKSRIVENSSGCLGFSRSSSFLDANQNVCGPVSHQQNENSTSSADRSVEEDDRKSIINNSYQRTSVSCVKVEKSESFTFNIPQAPSKSENSKTVAMAAENEQGLKAKDPCLTSASQEVVQEPLRIPCDVGSLEQQPDMNPRRQSSRNRPLTVRALECIANEFLHVPKRQKKKDIQTHQDPFNPCRKART